In the Raineyella fluvialis genome, CCACCGCCGAGGAGATCTGGAACGACACCGACGGCGGCGTCGACATCCTCGTCGCCGGTGTCGGCACCGGCGGCACCATCACCGGTGTCGGTGAGGTGCTGAAGTCCCGCAAGCCCGAGGTCAAGATCGTCGCCGTCGAGCCGGCCGACTCACCGCTGCTGACCGAGGGCCACGCGGGCCCGCACAAGATCCAGGGCCTGGGCGCGAACTTCGTCCCCAACATCCTCAACCGCGAGGTCATCGACGAGGTCCTCACCGCCACGACCGAGGAGTCCGTCAGCTACGCCCGCGGCGCCGCCACCCAGGAGGGCATCCTGGTCGGGATCTCCTCCGGCGCCGCCCTCAGCGCCGCCGCGAAGGTCGCCGCTCGGCCCGAGAACGCCGGCAAGAACATCGTCGTGATCATCCCGAGCTACGGCGAGCGCTACCTGTCCACCATCCTGTTCGAGGGCCTCGTCTGAGACTCACCAGGACCGGCGAGCCCGGGTCGGGAACCATCGGTTCCCGACCCGGGCTCCTGTCATCCCGGTTCCCGTCGTCCCGGCCGGGCAGAACCGAGGACGCAGCGTACGGCGCCCGGGCTCAGCCCTTGGCCGCCTGGATCTCCGAGACGCGTTCCTCCTCGGCCAGCGCCGTGAGTTCGGCCCCGGCGTCGGCGTCCCGCGTCAGGTTCCTTCCGTCGGCGGGATCGAAGACGTGCACCGTCCGGGTGTCCACCCAGAGCTTGGCGGGCCGCCCGCCCCGGATCCTGCTCGCCGAGTCGAGGGTGACCACGACGTTGGAGGGCATCTCGTCCTGGTCGAGATCGCGGGCCAGCTCGTTCATCAGGGTCTGCACCTTCGGATCCTGCTGGTAGTCGAGGTAGCCGTACTGCTCGTTGCCGAGCCACTCGGTGTGGCTCATCGTCGTCTCGAACGTGGTGCCGTGCGACCGGACGTTGTCGTCGACCAGGGCGTCGTCCTCGAAGAACTCCGGCCGGATGCCCAGGATGACGGTGTCCTTCCCCCGGGCCGCGGCAAGGACGCGATCCGGGACGGCCAGGGGGCCGAGGGGTGTCCGCAGGCTGTTCCCCTCGACCGTGGCGGCGAGGAAGTTCATCGACGGTGAGCCGATGAACCCGGCGACGAACAGGTTGACCGGCTGCTCGTACAGTTCGCGCGGGCTGCCGACCTGCTGCAGCAGGCCCTTCTTCAGTACGGCCACCCGGTCCCCCAGGGTCATCGCCTCGGTCTGGTCGTGGGTGACGTAGACCGAGGTGGTGCCGAGGCGGCGCTGCAACTGGGCAATCTGCGAGCGCATCTGGCCGCGCAGCTTGGCATCCAGGTTGGACAGCGGCTCGTCGAAGAGGAAGGCGTCGGCCTGCCGGACGATGGCCCGGCCCATCGCGACGCGCTGCCGCTGGCCACCGGAGAGGTTGGCCGGCTTGCGGTCGAGGTGGTCGCGCAGGTCCAGCATGTCGGCGGCTTGGCGTACGCGCCGGTCCAACTCCGAGTCCGCGAGCTTGTTCTTGCTGAGCCGCAGCGGGAAGGCGATGTTCTCGTAGACGGTCAGGTGAGGGTAGAGGGCGTAGTTCTGGAAGACCATCGAGAGGTTGCGGTCCCGCGGCGGGATGTCGTTGACCCGCTTGCCGTCGATCGTCAGGTCTCCGGAGGTGATGTCCTCCAGTCCGACGATCATCCGGAGCAGGGTGGACTTGCCGCAGCCGGACGGGCCGACGAGGATCATGAACTCCCCGTCGGCGATGTCGAGGCTGACGCCCTTGACGGCGGTGAAGCCGTCATCGTAGGTCTTCACGAGATTGTTGAGGGAGATTCGGGCCATGGCGGATTTCCTTGACTGTGAAGGGGCTGACGTCGGGTGGACAGGGCGTCAGCCCTTGACCGCGCCTTGGGTGAGACCGGAGACGATCTGGCGCTGGAAGAGCAGCACGACGATGACGATCGGGATGGTGACCACGATCGCCGCGGCCGCGATGGCTCCGGTGGGCTCCTCGAACTGGGAGGCGCCGGTGAAGAACGCCAACGCTGCGGGTACCGGTCTCGCCGCCGAGGTCGACGTCAGCGAGATGCCGTAGACGAAGTCGTTCCAGGCGATGAAGAAGGCGATGATGGCGGTGGTGAAGACCCCAGGCGCCGCGAGCGGGACGATGACCTTGCTGAACGCCTGCCAGTTTGTCGCCCCGTCGACCTGGGCCGCCCGCTCGAGGTCCCAGGGGATCTGCTGGAAGTAGGCGGCCAGTGTGTAGATCGAGATCGGCAGGGTGAGCGAGAGGTACGGGATGATCAGGCCGGGCCAGGTGTCGTACAGGCCGACCCGACGCCACAGATTGAACAGCGGAGTGGTGAGCGAGATGATCGGGAAGATCGACACCCCCAGGGCCGTGTTCAGCACGAGTCGCTTCCCCGGGAAATCGAGCCTGGCGATGGCGTACGCGCAGAACGTCGCCAGCACCACCGCGATGGCGGTCGCTATCAGCGAGATGCCGATCGAGTTGCGCAGCGCCGGGAGGAAGAGGCTCTTCGCGGCGCCGGCGAAGAGGCTGGCGTAGTTGTCGCCGACCCAGTGGGGCGGCAGGAAGGTGCCCGAGGTGACGTCGGAGGACGACTTGAACGACGTGAACAGGATCGAGGCCAGCGGCCACAGCGTGTAGAGCAGGACCACGATCGCGACCAGGCCCCAGAGGACCTTCTGCTTGGTGGAGAGGCTGGTCATGTCACTTCACTCCTCGTCCGGCCAGGTCCACCCTGAAGCCCTTGATGGCGATCACGGAGATCAGGATCACGAGGAGGAACAGGATGACGGACACGGCCGAACCGAGCCCGATCTCCAGTCGCCCGATCGAGGTCCGGTAGGCCAGTAGCGACAGCGCCTCGGTGCCGTACGCGCCGTTGGTCATGATGAAGATGTTGTCGAAGATGCGGAAGGCGTCGAGGGCCCGGAAGAGGACGGCGACCATGATGGCCGCCCTCATGTTCGGCAGGATGACCCGACTCATCCGCTCCCACCACGTCGCCCCGTCGACCTTGGCGGCTTCGGTCAGTTCACTCGGGACCTGCGCCAGGCCGGAGAGCAGCAGCAGGGAGATGAAGGGGGTGGTCTTCCAGATCTCGGACGCCATGATGACGAACAGGGCCGGCCCGGTCGAGCCGAACCAGTCGAACGACGGTCCGATGCCCGGCAACCAGGCGAACCACTTGTTCACGTATCCGGAGTTGATGTCGAACATGTAGAACCAGGCGAAGGCCGAGACGACGGTGATGGTGCCGTACGGGATCAGGATGACCGTACGCAACCAGCCCTTCAGCCCGCGGATCGCGTTGTTCATCACGAGCGCGAGCAGGAAGCCGAGGACGAGTTCCACGGCGACGGTGACGACGGTGATCAGGGCGGTGACGCCGAGATCACGCCAGAAGACATGGTCGCTGAGGACCACACCGTAGTTGGCCAGGCCCACGAAGCGTCGCTCACCCGGGGCGGTGAGGCGATAGTTGAACAGCGAGTCGTAGATGGCCTGGAGGATCGGGTAGATGGTGACGGCGACCATCACGATGAACGCGGGCCCGGCGAGCGTCCAGCCGAGGCGCCGTTCGCCCCGGGCCCGCTCGGTCACCACCCGTCGTGAGGTCCTCGCGGCGGGTGCAGCGGTGTCGACAGCGGTGCTCATAGCAGTCGTTCCCCCTTCAGGACGGCTTGGACGAAGTCCTGGGTGTCCTTGGGCGTACTGGCCGAGACGGAGGACAGTGGCGTCCAGCGCTGCTGGATCGAGGTGCTGATCTCGTTGTAGTACGGGGTCTGCGGCCGCGGCTTGGCCAGGTCGAGGGATTCCCGGATGGTGTCAGCCATCGGGTACTTGGCCCGTACGGCCGGATCGTCGTACGCCGTCTTGTCCGCCGGCGGGTTGCCGTTGGAGACGAAGTAGTACGCCTGGTTCGCCGGGGAGACGATGCACGACACCGCCTGGTAGGCGAGATCGACGTGCTTGCTCTTCGCCCCCACGCCCAGCACGATGCCCCCGAGCGGGGGCGCCGTCGGCTGGTCGGCCTTCACCCGCGGGTAGAGCGCCCACCCCATGTCGTCCACGAGGGACTGCTGGACGCTCCCCTGCTTCACGGCGCTCTGGGTGGCCGCGTAGACGAAGGGCCAGTTCACCATGAAGGAGCCCTTGTCTGCCTGCCAGTTCTTCATCGTGATGCTTTCGTTCTGGGTGGTGATACCAGGACCACCCAGGCCCTTCTGACCGATCGTCCCGATGATCCGAGCGGCTTCCGTCCCGGCGGCGCTGTCCAGTCCGAGCTGGTAGTCGGCACCCGACGCCTGCGGGTTCGTGATGATGTGCTGGCCCTGCGATTCGTAGAGGGCGTTCACCCACACGGTCATCGATTCCGACCGGATCCCTTGGACGCCGAGTTGTTTGCCGGTCTTCTCCGCTGCGGCGATGAGCTGGTCCCAGGTGACGGGCTGCGACATGTCGAGGCCGGCCTGCTGGGCGACGGACTTCTTGTACCAGAGCAACTGGGTGTTGGCCCAGAAGGGGACGGCGACGATCTTCCCCTTCCAGGTCGCGCCCTTGACCGCGCCCTCGACGGCATTCTTCGTCGAGGAGGTGGCCAGATCCTGCGGCACCGGAGCGAGGAAGCCCGGCTCGGCCAGTTCCGGCATGAACGGCGGGTCAAGACTCATGATGTCCAGGGACGAATCCCCCGCAGCGAGCCGCCGTGCCAACTGCTCACGTTGCGAGCTCGCATCGCGGGGAAGGAGCGAGGTCTGGATGGTGTACTTGCCACCCGAGGCGGACGAACACCTCTGGGCGATCTGTGCCTGACCACCGTCGTCGGGGTTGATGTACCAGGTGAGGGTGGGGGACGAGCCCCCTTGATTGGTCGAGCAGCCGCTCAGCGCGACGGTGACGGCCATGCCGGTCGCCACAGCCATCGCCAGCGCCCGCCTTCGTCGCGTACGCGACGTACGAGCCTGATCCATGTGCAGTCCTTCCACACCGTTGTAGAGAGGTCAGCGTCGGGGGTCTACAAAGGAGCTGCAGTGATGTGAATCACTGTGCTCCTGTTCTGACTTTTCCCACGTTCACGCGCAATGTCAAGGATCTGCGAAGGCACATTCGTCTCGGCACGGAAAAGCGGGGACCCGCTATCGGGTCCCCGCTGAGCCTGCCGGTACGGAATAGGGGTCAGGAGGCACCGGGGTGGTCGCGGCGGATGGCCTCGTGGTGGCGGACGACCTCGGAGACGATGAAAGTCAGGAACTTCTCAGCGAACTCCGGGTCCAGGTGCGAATCCTCGGCGAGCGCACGCAGCCGCTGGATCTGCTCAGCCTCACGGTCGGGATCGGCGGCCGGCAGGTCATGGGTGGCCTTCAGCACGCCGACGCGCTGGGTGATCTTGAATCGCTCTGCCAACAGGTGCACCAGGGCGGCATCCATGTTGTCGATGGAGGAGCGCAGACGCCTCAGCTCGGCCATCACGTCATCATTGTCAGCAGCCACGAGCCGACCCTATCCCAGCGGATGCCCTCCGCCTGTGCGGTTCCGCCCCCGAGGCGCGTACGCCGCACGTCGGCGGGAGCAGCCCTCGGTCATCATGGCCACAGGCACGAATGGCCACAGGCACGACACGCTGCGGTCGTCCGGACTGGGGAAATCTTCCGCAATTGCAGAGCGGGCCGACACCGTGAGGGTGTCGGCCCGCTCTGTTACACCACCCGAGGGGTGGTGTGTGTTGTCCGGCGATGTCCTAGTCTCCCACACACTCCCGTGTGCAGTACCATCGGCGCTGGAAGGCTTGACTTCCGGGTTCGGAATGTGGCCGGGTATTTCCCTTCCGCCATGATCACCGTAACACTGTCGAAACAGTTTCACACTATTCAACTGTCACCACCCCGCCCTTACGGGTTGGGTGGCCAGGAACCGTGTGTTTGTGTTCCGGGAACAACATAGTGGACGCGAGTCTTTGCAGCATATTTTCTTGGTGTGTAAGGTAAGCCCTCGGCCTATTAGTATCGGTCAGCTCCACCCATTTCTAGGCTTCCACATCCGACCTATCAACCCAGTCGTCTACTGGGGGCCTTACCAAAAAGTGGGAGTCCTCATCTTGAAGCGTGCTTCCCGCTTAGATGCTTTCAGCGGTTATCACTTCCCAACGTAGCCAACCAGCCATGCTCTTGGCAGAACAACTGGCACACCAGAGGTTGGTCCGTCCCGGTCCTCTCGTACTAAGGACAGCCCTTCTCAAG is a window encoding:
- a CDS encoding carbohydrate ABC transporter permease, producing MSTAVDTAAPAARTSRRVVTERARGERRLGWTLAGPAFIVMVAVTIYPILQAIYDSLFNYRLTAPGERRFVGLANYGVVLSDHVFWRDLGVTALITVVTVAVELVLGFLLALVMNNAIRGLKGWLRTVILIPYGTITVVSAFAWFYMFDINSGYVNKWFAWLPGIGPSFDWFGSTGPALFVIMASEIWKTTPFISLLLLSGLAQVPSELTEAAKVDGATWWERMSRVILPNMRAAIMVAVLFRALDAFRIFDNIFIMTNGAYGTEALSLLAYRTSIGRLEIGLGSAVSVILFLLVILISVIAIKGFRVDLAGRGVK
- a CDS encoding carbohydrate ABC transporter permease — protein: MTSLSTKQKVLWGLVAIVVLLYTLWPLASILFTSFKSSSDVTSGTFLPPHWVGDNYASLFAGAAKSLFLPALRNSIGISLIATAIAVVLATFCAYAIARLDFPGKRLVLNTALGVSIFPIISLTTPLFNLWRRVGLYDTWPGLIIPYLSLTLPISIYTLAAYFQQIPWDLERAAQVDGATNWQAFSKVIVPLAAPGVFTTAIIAFFIAWNDFVYGISLTSTSAARPVPAALAFFTGASQFEEPTGAIAAAAIVVTIPIVIVVLLFQRQIVSGLTQGAVKG
- a CDS encoding ABC transporter ATP-binding protein translates to MARISLNNLVKTYDDGFTAVKGVSLDIADGEFMILVGPSGCGKSTLLRMIVGLEDITSGDLTIDGKRVNDIPPRDRNLSMVFQNYALYPHLTVYENIAFPLRLSKNKLADSELDRRVRQAADMLDLRDHLDRKPANLSGGQRQRVAMGRAIVRQADAFLFDEPLSNLDAKLRGQMRSQIAQLQRRLGTTSVYVTHDQTEAMTLGDRVAVLKKGLLQQVGSPRELYEQPVNLFVAGFIGSPSMNFLAATVEGNSLRTPLGPLAVPDRVLAAARGKDTVILGIRPEFFEDDALVDDNVRSHGTTFETTMSHTEWLGNEQYGYLDYQQDPKVQTLMNELARDLDQDEMPSNVVVTLDSASRIRGGRPAKLWVDTRTVHVFDPADGRNLTRDADAGAELTALAEEERVSEIQAAKG
- a CDS encoding chorismate mutase, whose translation is MAELRRLRSSIDNMDAALVHLLAERFKITQRVGVLKATHDLPAADPDREAEQIQRLRALAEDSHLDPEFAEKFLTFIVSEVVRHHEAIRRDHPGAS
- a CDS encoding sugar ABC transporter substrate-binding protein — translated: MDQARTSRTRRRRALAMAVATGMAVTVALSGCSTNQGGSSPTLTWYINPDDGGQAQIAQRCSSASGGKYTIQTSLLPRDASSQREQLARRLAAGDSSLDIMSLDPPFMPELAEPGFLAPVPQDLATSSTKNAVEGAVKGATWKGKIVAVPFWANTQLLWYKKSVAQQAGLDMSQPVTWDQLIAAAEKTGKQLGVQGIRSESMTVWVNALYESQGQHIITNPQASGADYQLGLDSAAGTEAARIIGTIGQKGLGGPGITTQNESITMKNWQADKGSFMVNWPFVYAATQSAVKQGSVQQSLVDDMGWALYPRVKADQPTAPPLGGIVLGVGAKSKHVDLAYQAVSCIVSPANQAYYFVSNGNPPADKTAYDDPAVRAKYPMADTIRESLDLAKPRPQTPYYNEISTSIQQRWTPLSSVSASTPKDTQDFVQAVLKGERLL